The Mesorhizobium sp. M1D.F.Ca.ET.043.01.1.1 genome contains a region encoding:
- a CDS encoding glucose 1-dehydrogenase yields the protein MGRLEGKVVLVTGAAQGIGAAIGKLFAAEGAVLYLTDVQPSPKGELQPGTQYRRLDVSKEDDWRSIVTEIVERHGRLDVLVNNAGIVEHYGQIDATSTEAWHRVISVNQTGTFFGMREIVPVMKRNGGGSIVNFSSIWGTTGAAGAAPYQAAKGAVRTMTKNAAISYAKDNIRVNSVHPGIIWTPLIEGQSKEMNDSIIAVTPMGRAGEPEEIAFGVLYLASDESSFVTGLELNIDGGYLAQ from the coding sequence ATGGGCCGTCTCGAGGGCAAAGTGGTGCTTGTGACCGGTGCAGCACAAGGGATCGGCGCGGCGATCGGAAAGCTATTCGCCGCCGAGGGTGCCGTGCTTTACCTGACCGACGTCCAGCCGTCACCGAAAGGCGAGCTTCAGCCCGGCACGCAGTATCGTCGGCTGGACGTTTCGAAAGAAGATGACTGGCGCTCCATCGTCACGGAGATCGTCGAGCGTCACGGTCGTCTGGATGTCCTCGTGAACAATGCCGGCATTGTCGAGCACTATGGCCAGATAGACGCCACCAGCACCGAGGCCTGGCACCGCGTCATCTCAGTCAACCAAACGGGAACCTTCTTCGGCATGCGCGAGATTGTCCCGGTCATGAAGCGCAACGGCGGAGGGTCTATCGTGAATTTTTCGTCGATCTGGGGCACCACGGGCGCTGCTGGAGCAGCACCTTACCAAGCCGCGAAAGGTGCAGTGCGCACGATGACAAAGAATGCGGCCATCAGCTACGCCAAGGACAACATCCGAGTAAACTCGGTCCATCCAGGCATCATTTGGACGCCGCTGATCGAAGGCCAGAGCAAGGAGATGAACGACAGCATCATCGCCGTGACGCCGATGGGTCGCGCGGGCGAGCCCGAGGAGATCGCATTTGGCGTGCTCTATCTGGCGAGCGACGAATCCTCTTTCGTGACAGGCTTAGAGCTGAATATAGATGGTGGCTACCTGGCACAGTAA
- a CDS encoding alcohol dehydrogenase catalytic domain-containing protein, translating to MKALRFHAARDLRLEDIDPPAAPEPNEVIVAVSHCGICGTDIHEYLDGPIFVSTRPHPLTGATAPLVLGHEFSGRIAAVGRGVSRFSDGDRVAILPHLNKPGDYFVRRGIGHISDTTALVGLSSAYGGMGEYAVLPQDNIVKLPDSVSDEQGALFEPMAVAINAIDRGGVDAGSTVLVTGAGPIGVLVAMAAKAAGASRVVVSEANPARRRRLESLQLGYEIVDPTSANFGDAVMGPTEEGLGVDVAVECAGNERALADCIRLVRRGGTVVQVGIFVDPPRVDMRLLVSKAVTLTTSWGFPITIGPRVVQMIAVRQVQPEKIITGRVTMADAIVRGFDTLAQPDQDHLKILIAVGA from the coding sequence ATGAAGGCCCTTCGTTTTCACGCCGCGCGCGATCTGCGGCTGGAGGATATAGACCCGCCCGCCGCCCCGGAGCCGAACGAGGTCATCGTTGCGGTCAGCCACTGCGGGATTTGCGGGACCGACATTCACGAATATCTGGACGGGCCGATATTCGTGTCGACGCGGCCGCACCCTCTCACCGGTGCGACGGCACCGCTCGTGCTTGGCCACGAATTCTCAGGCAGAATCGCCGCGGTCGGTCGCGGTGTCAGCCGCTTCTCTGACGGCGACCGGGTTGCGATCCTCCCCCATCTCAACAAGCCGGGAGACTATTTCGTGCGCCGCGGGATCGGCCACATCAGCGATACGACGGCTTTGGTGGGCCTCTCTTCGGCTTATGGCGGCATGGGGGAATATGCGGTCCTTCCGCAGGACAACATCGTCAAATTGCCGGATAGCGTGAGCGACGAGCAAGGCGCGCTTTTCGAGCCGATGGCCGTGGCCATCAACGCGATCGATCGGGGCGGCGTCGATGCCGGCAGCACCGTTTTGGTGACCGGCGCGGGTCCGATCGGCGTCCTTGTGGCAATGGCCGCGAAAGCTGCCGGCGCATCGAGGGTGGTGGTGTCCGAAGCCAATCCCGCACGCCGCCGCAGGCTGGAATCTCTCCAACTCGGCTACGAGATCGTCGACCCCACTTCGGCGAATTTTGGCGATGCCGTAATGGGGCCGACCGAGGAAGGCCTGGGTGTCGACGTGGCGGTTGAATGCGCGGGCAACGAGCGTGCCTTGGCCGACTGTATCCGGCTTGTGCGGCGCGGCGGAACAGTGGTTCAGGTGGGCATCTTCGTTGATCCTCCCCGCGTGGACATGCGCTTGCTTGTTTCCAAGGCCGTGACGCTGACAACGAGTTGGGGCTTTCCGATCACCATCGGCCCCCGCGTCGTCCAGATGATCGCCGTTAGACAGGTCCAGCCTGAAAAAATCATAACGGGTCGGGTGACGATGGCTGACGCCATCGTCCGAGGCTTCGATACGCTTGCACAGCCGGACCAGGACCATCTGAAGATTCTCATCGCGGTCGGTGCTTAG
- a CDS encoding fumarylacetoacetate hydrolase family protein, with translation MERAGRLRGSIAAGSDRTLDLEHLIAEGPEELLRVGHKLAEGAEFDPDAVTFLPPLARPPKIICVGLNYADHTKESPYEQPNYPTLFARFATTLVGHNQPIVRPLASTSLDFEGEMVVVIGRGGRHIPKSRAHDHVIGYSIFNEGSVREYQFKSPQWTVGKNFDSTGGFGPALVTADEVPAGGKGLRLETRLNDVVVQSATTDDMLFDVATLIETISEAITLEAGDLIVSGTPAGIGWARNPRLLMKDGDKCEVSIEGLGKLVNPIRDEVRREDMAGKAA, from the coding sequence GTGGAAAGGGCGGGTCGGCTGCGCGGCTCGATTGCTGCCGGCTCGGATCGCACGCTCGACCTGGAGCATCTGATAGCCGAAGGTCCGGAGGAATTGTTGCGCGTGGGCCATAAGCTCGCCGAGGGCGCGGAATTTGATCCCGATGCCGTCACTTTTCTTCCGCCTTTGGCGCGGCCGCCGAAGATCATTTGCGTTGGGCTGAACTATGCCGACCATACCAAGGAGTCGCCATACGAACAGCCGAATTACCCGACGCTGTTTGCTCGCTTCGCCACCACGCTGGTGGGTCACAACCAGCCGATCGTGCGGCCGCTTGCCTCGACCAGCCTCGATTTCGAAGGCGAGATGGTGGTTGTGATAGGGCGGGGCGGTCGCCACATCCCGAAGTCGCGCGCCCATGACCACGTGATCGGCTATTCGATCTTCAACGAAGGATCGGTCCGTGAATACCAGTTCAAGTCACCGCAATGGACAGTGGGCAAGAATTTCGATTCCACAGGCGGCTTCGGCCCCGCGCTGGTGACTGCCGATGAAGTGCCGGCCGGCGGCAAGGGGCTGAGGCTCGAGACGCGGCTCAACGATGTGGTCGTCCAATCGGCGACCACGGACGACATGCTCTTCGATGTCGCCACCCTCATCGAGACGATCAGCGAGGCGATCACGCTCGAAGCCGGCGACCTGATCGTCAGCGGCACCCCCGCCGGCATCGGATGGGCCCGCAATCCGCGACTGTTGATGAAGGACGGCGACAAGTGCGAAGTCTCGATCGAGGGGCTTGGAAAGCTGGTCAATCCGATCCGCGACGAAGTTCGCCGTGAGGACATGGCCGGTAAGGCCGCCTGA
- a CDS encoding SDR family oxidoreductase — translation MDTGLKGKTVLITGAASGIGRATALAFAREGADLRLIDMDAAGLEKTAASASATGVGITLAVADLSSAQGVGQGIADVFPAGNGKLDVLVNNVGIVDAQPFDLLTDAHWQRTFDVNFLSNIRMTRALLPRLRESRGAIVNNTSDLARQPETIPADYAALKTALVSITKSLARAEAPHVRVNAVAPGPVWSPLWSRPGGFADKLAEVHGMPPRQAVDHEMKLRQLPLERMGEPEEVADIIVFLASERASFVTSSVWGVDGGSIRNLF, via the coding sequence ATGGACACCGGATTGAAGGGAAAGACCGTGCTCATAACGGGCGCGGCAAGCGGCATAGGCAGGGCGACGGCGCTCGCGTTTGCCAGGGAGGGGGCGGACCTGCGGCTCATCGATATGGACGCGGCGGGCCTGGAGAAGACGGCTGCATCAGCCTCAGCGACGGGCGTGGGCATCACGCTTGCGGTCGCCGATCTATCGTCGGCGCAAGGCGTTGGACAGGGGATTGCCGACGTGTTCCCGGCCGGGAACGGCAAACTGGATGTCCTGGTCAACAATGTCGGCATTGTCGACGCGCAGCCGTTCGATCTGCTGACCGACGCACACTGGCAACGCACATTCGATGTCAATTTCCTCAGCAATATCCGCATGACGCGCGCCCTGCTGCCTCGGCTGCGTGAAAGCCGCGGCGCGATCGTCAACAACACGTCCGATCTCGCCCGCCAGCCTGAGACCATTCCAGCCGACTATGCCGCCTTAAAGACCGCTCTGGTGAGCATCACCAAAAGCCTGGCACGCGCCGAGGCCCCCCACGTGCGGGTGAATGCGGTCGCGCCTGGGCCGGTCTGGAGCCCTCTGTGGTCCCGGCCGGGAGGGTTTGCGGACAAGCTTGCGGAGGTTCATGGCATGCCGCCGCGCCAGGCGGTCGACCATGAAATGAAACTTCGGCAACTGCCGCTTGAGCGCATGGGCGAACCTGAGGAGGTTGCCGACATCATCGTCTTCCTCGCCTCGGAGCGGGCATCCTTCGTCACATCATCGGTTTGGGGCGTCGATGGCGGCTCGATCCGCAATCTGTTCTAG
- a CDS encoding zinc-binding alcohol dehydrogenase family protein, whose product MKAVGFTKAGPVDAPDALIDVELSRPSELQDRDLLVEVRAISVNPLDAKLRRIADPGGALKVPGYDAAGVVVAGGSKVANFKTGDAVFYAGSVVRQGSYAEYQLVDERIVAAMPRSLDFAQAAALPLTTLASWELLFDRLGARPKPASDGRTLLIVGGAGGTGSMAIQLARALTDLTVIATASRPETADWCRELGAAHVIDHRQPLKPQVEALGFKGVDLVMALAQTPRHQSQFVDLVQPFGSIGVLDDPDPFPLATLKTKCITVHMHSMMARPVFQRPDMAEQGAILRKLAQLVDAGQVRTTLARRLGPASANALIQAHRDIEAGSVNGKIVFEGF is encoded by the coding sequence ATGAAGGCAGTCGGATTCACCAAGGCCGGGCCCGTCGACGCGCCGGATGCGCTTATCGATGTCGAACTGTCCCGACCGAGCGAATTGCAGGATCGCGACCTTCTGGTCGAAGTAAGGGCCATTTCGGTCAATCCGCTCGACGCCAAGCTCAGGCGCATAGCCGACCCGGGCGGTGCGCTCAAAGTACCCGGCTACGACGCCGCCGGGGTCGTTGTGGCGGGGGGCTCGAAGGTGGCGAACTTCAAGACAGGCGATGCCGTGTTTTACGCCGGCTCGGTCGTTCGCCAGGGCAGCTATGCAGAATACCAGCTTGTGGATGAGCGGATCGTCGCGGCGATGCCGAGGAGTCTCGATTTTGCGCAGGCGGCGGCCTTGCCGCTGACCACGCTGGCAAGCTGGGAGCTTCTGTTCGACAGGCTTGGCGCCCGTCCCAAACCGGCCTCTGATGGACGTACCCTGCTGATTGTCGGCGGCGCCGGTGGGACCGGTTCCATGGCGATCCAGCTCGCGCGCGCCTTGACCGATTTGACGGTGATCGCGACGGCGTCCCGGCCGGAGACGGCAGACTGGTGCCGGGAACTCGGCGCCGCCCATGTGATCGACCACCGGCAGCCGCTGAAACCACAGGTGGAGGCGCTGGGCTTCAAGGGCGTGGATCTCGTCATGGCCCTGGCCCAGACGCCTCGCCATCAGAGCCAGTTCGTGGATCTGGTTCAGCCGTTCGGGTCGATCGGCGTTCTCGATGATCCCGATCCGTTTCCGCTCGCTACGTTGAAAACAAAGTGCATCACTGTGCATATGCATTCAATGATGGCGCGGCCGGTCTTTCAGCGCCCGGACATGGCCGAGCAGGGCGCAATTCTGCGCAAGCTGGCGCAGCTCGTCGATGCAGGGCAGGTGCGAACCACGCTGGCGCGGCGCCTGGGGCCGGCCTCGGCGAACGCGCTGATCCAGGCCCACCGGGATATCGAGGCCGGTTCCGTGAACGGCAAGATTGTATTCGAAGGTTTTTGA
- a CDS encoding sugar phosphate isomerase/epimerase, with protein sequence MDKSSTIMWVGTVRSLPLKEQLRASRLAGCDAISITPWHYCRWLADGITTKDMLLMADDEGVKLTQLDPYSRWATHWLPDNLDPAAFSLGFFGFDEDDFFRIGEALRVDSMSCIITCPESQVSIDQLVEGFIRTCDRAAGLGWRCDLEFIPFWGLPDLETAWKIIKTADRDNSGLVFDFWHYLRGKPDPALLDTIPGDKISTVQIADADAKLRPGLSLLNDCIFHRVDAGTGGFPVVELLQQLHRIGGLNRYGPETFSGLYDTLSAEEIGNRSRVALANVFDKAGIPHRFGTAEAA encoded by the coding sequence ATGGACAAGTCGTCGACGATCATGTGGGTGGGAACGGTGCGGTCGCTGCCGCTGAAGGAGCAGCTGCGCGCCTCGCGGCTGGCAGGCTGCGATGCCATCTCCATCACGCCATGGCATTATTGCCGCTGGCTTGCTGACGGCATCACGACGAAGGACATGCTGCTCATGGCGGATGACGAGGGGGTGAAGCTCACCCAGCTCGATCCCTATTCGCGCTGGGCAACGCACTGGCTGCCCGACAATCTCGATCCGGCCGCGTTTTCGCTCGGCTTTTTCGGCTTTGACGAAGACGACTTCTTTCGTATCGGCGAGGCGCTTCGTGTCGACTCCATGAGCTGCATCATCACCTGTCCGGAAAGCCAGGTCTCGATCGATCAGCTCGTCGAAGGCTTTATCAGGACCTGTGACCGGGCAGCCGGCCTGGGCTGGCGCTGCGACCTCGAATTCATCCCGTTCTGGGGCCTTCCCGACCTTGAGACAGCCTGGAAGATCATCAAGACCGCGGATCGCGACAACAGCGGCCTTGTATTCGACTTCTGGCACTATCTGCGCGGAAAGCCTGACCCGGCGCTGCTCGACACGATCCCCGGCGACAAGATCTCCACCGTGCAGATCGCCGATGCCGATGCAAAGCTGAGGCCGGGCCTGTCGCTGCTGAACGACTGCATCTTCCATCGCGTGGACGCCGGCACTGGCGGCTTCCCGGTGGTCGAGCTGCTCCAGCAACTTCACCGCATCGGCGGGCTCAACCGTTACGGACCTGAGACCTTCTCCGGACTCTACGACACGCTGTCGGCCGAGGAGATCGGCAACCGGAGCCGGGTCGCGCTCGCCAATGTCTTCGACAAGGCGGGTATTCCGCATCGTTTCGGCACGGCCGAAGCCGCCTGA
- a CDS encoding TIM barrel protein: MTDGVAVHSSGDEEAAPVTASTGAAFRRGWRESATPGKDKRGIVMTAPVDFVFWPASARAHGFRGHVEAARAGGFTALAIAPETYLDALESGLTPSDMKAMAADVGAPLRYLDSLTDWAPIRVPAECSPELRARFDVSTDHSFRMCEKLGLTSILAVAGYDKGTVELSRLIDGFGRLCERAKAQGYWIDLEFMPFWGMPNLSDAWAIVSGVNPSNAGILVDVWHFSKGAYELDLLKSLPARHLAGMQIDDGVRRQVGNSLFDDTINYRNFPGEGEFDVVEIIKIVAGKGNLRHVGPEVFSLEADALSATEAGERSGDTSRKVLAEAGVRLATA, encoded by the coding sequence TTGACCGACGGCGTTGCGGTCCACTCATCGGGTGATGAAGAGGCTGCCCCCGTCACGGCGTCGACCGGCGCGGCATTCCGCCGTGGCTGGCGGGAATCTGCGACGCCAGGAAAAGACAAGCGAGGGATTGTGATGACTGCACCTGTCGATTTCGTCTTCTGGCCCGCCTCCGCGCGCGCACATGGGTTTCGGGGGCATGTGGAAGCCGCGAGGGCAGGCGGCTTTACCGCTCTTGCCATCGCGCCCGAAACCTACCTCGATGCACTGGAGTCGGGGCTTACTCCATCGGACATGAAGGCGATGGCCGCCGATGTCGGCGCTCCGTTGCGCTACCTGGATTCGCTCACCGACTGGGCGCCCATCCGAGTCCCTGCCGAATGTTCGCCGGAGCTGCGCGCCCGCTTCGACGTCAGCACCGATCACTCTTTTCGCATGTGTGAGAAACTCGGTTTGACGTCGATCCTGGCGGTTGCCGGTTATGACAAGGGAACGGTTGAGCTCTCCCGGCTGATCGATGGGTTCGGGCGGCTCTGCGAGCGCGCCAAGGCGCAGGGTTACTGGATCGATCTTGAATTCATGCCGTTCTGGGGAATGCCCAATCTTTCCGATGCCTGGGCGATCGTCAGCGGCGTTAATCCATCCAATGCCGGCATCCTTGTCGACGTATGGCACTTTTCCAAGGGCGCATACGAGCTCGACCTGCTCAAGAGCCTGCCGGCCAGGCACCTGGCTGGAATGCAGATCGATGACGGCGTGCGGCGGCAGGTGGGCAATTCGCTCTTCGACGATACGATCAACTATCGGAATTTCCCGGGAGAGGGTGAATTCGACGTCGTGGAGATCATCAAGATCGTCGCGGGCAAAGGCAACCTCCGCCATGTCGGCCCCGAAGTCTTCTCGCTGGAAGCCGACGCGCTGTCGGCGACAGAGGCTGGAGAGCGTTCGGGAGATACCTCCCGCAAGGTACTGGCCGAGGCCGGCGTGAGGCTGGCAACAGCCTGA
- a CDS encoding NmrA family NAD(P)-binding protein, translated as MGTGETVLVTGATGRTGKAVIAALAARGARVRAMTRTLAGEDSLRAAGAHEVAVADLGDRSSLDSAVSRVARLYHIGPRFNDREIALGANIIAAARAAGLRHFVLHSVFHSQCRTMIHHRQKLRLEEMLIESGLPYTILQPAMYMQNIALEWPKIETEGIYERPYRTDLPMAMVDLADLAEAAAVVLTTERYIGGTYELVGGEPLSHAGMAKVLTGLLGKPVRASRYAPAEWRRRNRGRFPEDYLRIYAAMCRHYDRFGLPGGNPAAASMILGREPAAFEDFARRFAAERKTG; from the coding sequence ATGGGAACAGGAGAAACCGTGCTTGTCACAGGCGCCACGGGGCGGACAGGCAAAGCGGTGATCGCCGCGCTTGCCGCGCGCGGAGCGCGCGTTCGCGCCATGACCCGCACGCTGGCGGGAGAAGACAGCCTTCGCGCTGCAGGCGCGCATGAGGTCGCAGTTGCCGATCTCGGGGATCGCTCGTCGCTCGATAGCGCAGTATCGAGAGTTGCGCGGCTCTACCATATCGGACCGCGTTTCAATGACCGCGAGATAGCGTTGGGAGCCAACATCATCGCGGCCGCCCGCGCCGCCGGTCTAAGGCATTTCGTCCTTCATTCGGTCTTCCATTCGCAATGCCGAACCATGATCCACCACCGGCAGAAGCTTCGGCTGGAGGAGATGCTGATCGAATCCGGCCTGCCCTACACCATCCTCCAGCCGGCGATGTACATGCAGAACATCGCGCTCGAATGGCCGAAGATCGAAACCGAGGGCATCTATGAACGCCCCTACCGGACAGACCTTCCCATGGCGATGGTGGATCTCGCCGATCTGGCCGAGGCGGCGGCGGTCGTGCTCACGACAGAGCGCTACATCGGGGGCACGTATGAACTGGTTGGCGGCGAGCCGCTTTCACACGCCGGCATGGCGAAGGTGCTGACCGGACTTTTGGGCAAGCCGGTTCGGGCGTCGCGCTATGCACCGGCGGAATGGCGACGCCGCAACCGCGGCCGCTTTCCGGAGGACTACCTTCGGATCTATGCGGCGATGTGCCGGCATTATGACCGCTTCGGTCTGCCGGGTGGCAATCCGGCGGCGGCATCGATGATCCTCGGCCGCGAGCCCGCCGCCTTCGAGGATTTCGCCCGCCGCTTCGCGGCGGAACGAAAGACAGGATAG
- a CDS encoding sugar ABC transporter substrate-binding protein, which translates to MKLLKRISAAVVAAVAIAVGPMAGHGAMAQEKPKTIYLAVGTTSSEYWQEVIWGAEQVANSVGAKLEVYESGFDGQKHMQQLGAILAAGCEGCAFAWFPDSTAFTKAFVERAEAGGAFMTTMWNRPEEIHPWDTASDAWIANISFDGVDSGYQNGMALCKAIGGKGGIAVLKGTPDNPPSKQREIGLLKAVSECPGMTILDTQIGNWGQTEGQNITRTWIARYGDQLKGVFAQNDGMALGAVAALREKGLVGKVPVTGSDGSSDVLKLIKSGEMLSSMRISSQLHGAVAAALAYAVASGDLKIGDLAQAQRDFYLVQTLATKDNVDAMLSAQPNPADFSYDALKKNFWARSKGQIPVGVN; encoded by the coding sequence GTGAAACTGCTGAAAAGGATTTCAGCCGCGGTAGTGGCGGCTGTGGCAATCGCCGTTGGCCCTATGGCCGGCCACGGCGCAATGGCCCAAGAAAAACCAAAGACCATCTATCTGGCCGTCGGGACGACCAGCAGCGAGTATTGGCAGGAAGTCATCTGGGGCGCGGAGCAGGTGGCAAACTCCGTCGGCGCCAAGCTCGAGGTCTACGAGAGCGGGTTCGACGGCCAGAAGCACATGCAGCAATTGGGGGCGATACTTGCAGCCGGCTGCGAAGGCTGCGCATTCGCCTGGTTCCCGGACTCGACCGCTTTCACCAAGGCATTCGTCGAGCGGGCGGAAGCCGGCGGCGCTTTCATGACGACGATGTGGAATCGTCCTGAGGAGATCCATCCCTGGGATACGGCTTCCGATGCATGGATCGCCAACATTTCCTTCGACGGTGTCGATTCCGGCTATCAGAACGGCATGGCGCTGTGCAAGGCGATTGGCGGCAAGGGCGGCATCGCGGTCCTCAAAGGGACGCCGGACAATCCGCCGTCGAAGCAGCGGGAGATCGGCCTCCTGAAGGCGGTCTCGGAATGCCCCGGCATGACGATCCTCGACACCCAGATCGGCAATTGGGGGCAGACGGAAGGTCAAAACATCACCCGTACATGGATTGCGCGCTACGGGGACCAGTTGAAGGGTGTCTTCGCGCAAAATGACGGCATGGCGCTCGGCGCGGTCGCGGCGCTGCGCGAGAAGGGCCTGGTGGGCAAGGTCCCTGTCACCGGCTCCGACGGATCCAGCGACGTGCTGAAGCTGATCAAATCCGGCGAGATGCTGTCCAGCATGCGGATCAGCTCGCAATTGCACGGAGCCGTGGCGGCAGCTCTTGCCTACGCGGTGGCCTCGGGAGACCTCAAGATCGGCGACCTGGCGCAGGCTCAGCGCGACTTCTACCTGGTGCAAACGCTTGCGACCAAGGACAATGTCGATGCGATGCTCTCGGCCCAGCCGAATCCGGCCGACTTCTCCTATGACGCGTTGAAGAAGAATTTCTGGGCCCGGTCAAAGGGTCAGATCCCGGTCGGCGTGAACTGA
- a CDS encoding ABC transporter permease: MKSAGPIVSLLAMVLVFASLTPNFVSAANLQAILESAAVPAVVAIGMTFVLVQGSIDLSGEGVAPLANILLSILIANSVTAHDLGAGAIAVALAAGLAVGALNGILYAHLRMPSLIVTLAMWLITLGLAALLFPSRQPQILDGGFVGLALHKHLGLSALVYLAMALALVAFIVERRTKLGRIGFAIGADEALVRLAGVNVNVYKVGAFAICGCLTGLAGILTAAQIGVGNPLAGEGLLFPGIAACVIGGTLLSGGRGGVLHSLVGVLVLVTLRNGLVQTGANPLLQKAIEGVVIVVAVAASTWHLRRKTRVVK; the protein is encoded by the coding sequence TTGAAATCGGCCGGCCCCATAGTGTCGCTGCTTGCAATGGTTCTGGTGTTCGCCAGCCTGACCCCGAATTTCGTTTCGGCAGCCAATTTGCAGGCGATCCTGGAGTCGGCGGCGGTTCCCGCCGTGGTCGCAATCGGGATGACTTTCGTGCTGGTGCAAGGTTCGATCGACCTGTCGGGCGAGGGAGTGGCTCCGCTCGCCAACATCCTGCTTTCAATCCTAATCGCGAACAGCGTCACGGCACATGACCTTGGCGCGGGTGCGATCGCGGTCGCTCTGGCCGCGGGCCTGGCCGTCGGTGCTCTCAACGGGATCCTGTATGCCCATCTGCGGATGCCGTCGCTCATCGTCACGCTTGCGATGTGGTTGATCACGCTCGGCCTGGCGGCTTTGCTCTTTCCCTCGAGGCAGCCGCAAATCCTCGACGGCGGCTTTGTCGGATTGGCCCTGCACAAACATCTAGGCCTAAGCGCGCTGGTGTACCTGGCCATGGCGCTCGCTCTCGTCGCCTTCATTGTCGAGCGGCGCACCAAGCTTGGCCGTATCGGCTTTGCCATCGGCGCCGACGAGGCGCTTGTCCGTTTGGCCGGCGTGAACGTGAACGTCTACAAGGTCGGCGCCTTTGCCATCTGCGGATGCCTGACCGGATTGGCCGGCATCTTGACCGCGGCGCAGATCGGCGTCGGCAATCCCCTGGCGGGAGAGGGGCTGCTCTTCCCCGGAATTGCCGCTTGCGTGATCGGCGGCACGTTGCTGTCCGGCGGCCGGGGCGGCGTGCTGCATTCGCTCGTCGGCGTCCTTGTTCTCGTCACGCTGCGCAACGGGCTCGTGCAGACGGGAGCCAACCCTCTGCTGCAGAAAGCCATCGAAGGGGTGGTGATCGTCGTCGCGGTCGCCGCGTCCACCTGGCACCTGCGGCGCAAGACCAGAGTGGTAAAATGA